Proteins from a single region of Dryobates pubescens isolate bDryPub1 chromosome 37, bDryPub1.pri, whole genome shotgun sequence:
- the LOC128899027 gene encoding kinesin-like protein KIF18B, producing MAVVPPPREGTVAVMVRVRPPAPGEGAAQHPVLRVLDHHTLVFDPDGSAGAPGGVQPAGRSRNPGKHQKFHFDRVFAEQATQEEVFQHTTHQMVDTILDGYNCSVFAYGATGAGKTYTMLGSEKSPGIIHLTMEELFRRLEARKEQKSYEVLVSYLEVYNEEIHDLLEPKGPLSIREDPERGAVVQGLSIQQPSSAEQLLQTLLRGSRNRTQHPTAANASSSRSHAVLQVYVKQQDRAGGLGGAVRVAKMSLVDLAGSERAALAKTRGERLREGASINRSLLALLSVIQALAGAKGKQSHIPYRDSKLTRLLKDSIGGNCRTLMLAALSPSPLCCQDTLNTLKYASRAKEIQVSLKRNPLSPDSHVCHYAVLCAQLRAQVAELQTKLRAYEDAARRAQSQAPLPALGSSPLQLPRVEEAVPKVCLDLPGGERAGEQQELAAGCPVPLQLALEEAAEERSAPAIQQADVQQEAKEAGLLLQGLTASQPEG from the exons atggcGGTGGTCCCTCCCCCCCGGGAGGGCACCGTGGCCGTCATGGTGCGAGTGCGACCCCCGGCCCCCGGCGAGGGAGCCGCGCAGCACCCGGTGCTGAGGGTGCTCGACCATCACACCCTCGTGTTCGACCCTGACGGGTCTGCTGGTGCCCCCGGCGGGGTGCAGCCTGCTGGCCGCAGCAGGAACCCAGGGAAACATCAGAAGTTCCACTTCGACCGGGTTTTTGCTGAGCAGGCCACCCAggaggaggtgttccagcacaCCACCCATCAGATGGTCGACACCATCCTCGATGGCTACAACTGCTCTG tgTTTGCCTACGgggcaacaggagcagggaagacctACACCATGCTGGGCTCAGAGAAGAGCCCTGGCATCATCCACCTCACCATggaggagctgttcaggaggcTTGAGGCTAGGAAGGAGCAGAAGAGCTATGAGGTCCTGGTCTCCTACCTGGAG GTCTACAACGAGGAGATCCATGACCTGCTGGAGCCCAAGGGCCCTCTGTCCATCCGGGAGGATCCCgagagaggagctgtggttCAGGGTCTCTCCATCCAGCAG cccagctcggcagagcagctcctgcagacgctgctgaggggcagcaggaaccGCACGCAGCATCCCACCGCTGCCAACGCCTCCTCCTCCCGCTCCCACGCCGTCCTGCAG gtCTACGTGAAGCAGCAGGACCGCGCCGGGGGCCTCGGCGGGGCTGTGCGGGTGGCCAAGATGAGCTTGGTCGACCTGGCCGGCTCGGAGCGAGCCGCGCTGGCCAAGACCAGGGGCGAGCGGCTGCGGGAGGGAGCCAGCATCAACCGCTCGCTGCTCGCCCTGCTCAGCGTCATCCAGGCGCTGGCTGGGGCCAAG GGCAAGCAGAGCCACATCCCGTACCGGGACAGCAAACTGACGAGGCTGCTGAAGGACTCCATCGGCGGCAACTGCCGCACCCTGAtgctggctgccctcagcccctcgCCGCTCTGCTGCCAGGACACCCTCAACACGCTCAAGTATGCCAGCAGGGCCAAGGAGATCCAGGTCTCG ctcaagAGAAACCCGCTCAGCCCGGACTCCCACGTCTGTCactatgctgtgctgtgtgcgCAGCTGAGAGCGcag gtggcagagctgcagaccaAGCTCCGTGCCTACGAGGACGCTGCCCGCAGGGCACAGAGCCAGGCGCCGCTGCCTGCCCTCGGCTCCAGCCCGTTGCAGCTGcccag GGTGGAGGAGGCTGTGCCCAAGGTGTGCCTGGACCTCCCTGGTGgggagagagctggagagcagcaggagctggcagctggctgtcCTGTTCCCTTGCAGCTGGCCTTGGAGGAG gctgcagaggaaaggTCTGCCCCAGCCATCCAGCAGGCAGATGTGCAGCaggaagcaaaggaagcaggcctcctgctgcagggcttgactgccagccagccagagggGTGA